A region of Fibrobacter succinogenes subsp. succinogenes S85 DNA encodes the following proteins:
- the pflB gene encoding formate C-acetyltransferase produces the protein MQEAWTGFKGGRWQEEINVRDFIQKNYTPYDGDKSFLQGPTEATNKLWAELQELQKREIAKGGVLDMDTDVVSTLTSHNAGYISEETKDLEKIVGLQTDKPLKRAFMPFGGIKMAEESCKNYGYTPSEELHRIFTEFHKTHNQGVFDAYTPAMRMARKAHIITGLPDTYGRGRIVGDYRRVALYGIDYLIAQKKADKALTDETDMREHVIREREELAEQIKALEGMKVMAKIYGYDISKPATNAREAVQWLYFGYLAAIKTQNGAAMSVGRVSTFIDIYMTRDLQNGVINETEAQEIIDHFVMKLRMVKFARITSYNELFSGDPVWATLEVAGLGQDGRHQVTKNDYRFLHTLVNMGPAPEPNLTILYSPRLPASFKKFAAEISVKTSAIQYENDDTMRPIWGDDYSICCCVSATQTGKEMQFFGARANLAKTLLYAINGGKDECLVKGTQVGPEYPPITSEYLNYDEVVHKFELYMDWLAHLYVNTLNLIHYMHDKYYYEAAEMALIDTNVRRTFATGIAGFSHVVDSLSAIKYAKVKVIRDPATGLAQDFQIEGDFPRYGNDDDRADDIAVWLLKTFMSKIKQTPTYRDSEPTTSILTITSNVVYGKATGALPDGRKQGEPFSPGASPSYGAEKNGLLASLNSVAKIPYEYALDGISNTQTINPDALGHDDEERANKLVQVLDGYFGQSSHHLNVNVFGVEKLKDAMEHPEKEEYQNFTIRVSGYAVRFIKLTREQQLDVIARQAHGVL, from the coding sequence ATGCAGGAAGCATGGACAGGCTTTAAAGGCGGTCGCTGGCAGGAAGAAATTAACGTCCGCGACTTTATCCAGAAAAACTATACTCCCTACGATGGCGACAAGTCGTTCTTGCAGGGACCGACTGAAGCTACGAACAAGCTCTGGGCAGAACTCCAGGAACTACAGAAGAGAGAAATTGCAAAGGGCGGCGTCCTCGACATGGACACAGACGTCGTCTCCACTCTTACAAGCCACAATGCTGGCTACATTTCCGAAGAAACTAAGGATCTCGAAAAGATCGTAGGTCTCCAGACCGACAAGCCGCTCAAGCGCGCATTCATGCCGTTCGGTGGCATCAAGATGGCTGAAGAATCTTGCAAGAACTACGGTTACACGCCGAGCGAAGAACTTCACCGCATCTTTACTGAATTCCACAAGACTCACAACCAGGGCGTTTTCGACGCCTACACGCCTGCAATGCGTATGGCCCGCAAGGCCCACATCATTACGGGTCTTCCGGATACTTACGGCCGTGGCCGTATCGTCGGTGACTACCGCCGCGTTGCCCTTTACGGTATCGATTACCTCATCGCCCAGAAGAAGGCCGACAAGGCTCTGACCGATGAAACGGATATGCGCGAACACGTGATCCGCGAACGCGAAGAACTCGCCGAACAGATCAAGGCTCTCGAAGGCATGAAGGTCATGGCCAAGATTTACGGCTACGACATTTCCAAGCCGGCAACGAACGCACGCGAAGCCGTGCAGTGGCTCTACTTCGGTTACCTCGCTGCCATCAAGACGCAGAACGGTGCCGCCATGAGCGTTGGCCGCGTTTCGACATTCATCGATATTTACATGACCCGTGACTTGCAGAACGGCGTCATCAACGAAACCGAAGCTCAGGAAATCATCGACCATTTCGTGATGAAGCTTCGCATGGTCAAGTTCGCCCGTATCACAAGCTACAACGAACTCTTCAGCGGTGACCCGGTGTGGGCTACGCTCGAAGTCGCTGGCCTCGGCCAGGACGGTCGCCATCAGGTGACCAAGAACGACTACCGCTTCTTGCACACGCTCGTGAACATGGGACCGGCTCCGGAACCGAACCTCACAATCCTCTACAGTCCCCGCCTCCCGGCAAGCTTCAAGAAGTTCGCTGCAGAAATCTCCGTGAAGACCAGCGCCATCCAGTACGAAAACGATGACACGATGCGCCCGATCTGGGGCGACGACTACAGCATCTGCTGCTGCGTTTCTGCAACTCAGACCGGTAAGGAAATGCAGTTCTTCGGCGCTCGTGCAAACCTCGCCAAGACGCTCCTCTACGCCATCAACGGCGGTAAGGATGAATGCCTCGTGAAGGGTACGCAGGTTGGCCCGGAATATCCGCCTATCACTAGCGAATACCTCAACTACGATGAAGTCGTCCACAAGTTTGAACTCTACATGGATTGGCTCGCTCACTTGTACGTGAACACGCTCAACTTGATCCACTACATGCACGACAAGTACTACTACGAAGCTGCCGAAATGGCTCTCATCGATACCAACGTTCGCCGTACGTTTGCAACGGGTATCGCAGGCTTCAGCCACGTTGTCGACTCCCTTTCTGCAATCAAGTACGCCAAGGTCAAGGTCATCCGCGATCCGGCTACCGGCCTCGCTCAGGACTTCCAGATCGAAGGCGACTTCCCGCGTTATGGAAACGACGACGACCGCGCAGACGATATCGCCGTTTGGCTCCTCAAGACGTTCATGTCCAAGATCAAGCAGACGCCGACTTACCGTGACTCTGAACCGACCACTTCCATCCTTACCATCACGAGTAACGTTGTTTACGGTAAGGCCACGGGCGCACTCCCGGATGGTCGTAAGCAGGGTGAACCGTTCTCTCCGGGTGCAAGCCCGAGCTACGGTGCCGAAAAGAACGGCCTCTTGGCATCCCTCAACTCTGTCGCCAAGATTCCGTACGAATACGCTCTCGACGGTATCAGCAACACGCAGACCATCAACCCGGATGCACTCGGCCATGACGACGAAGAACGTGCCAACAAGCTCGTGCAGGTTCTCGACGGTTACTTCGGCCAGAGCAGCCACCACTTGAACGTGAACGTATTCGGTGTCGAAAAGCTCAAGGACGCTATGGAACATCCGGAGAAGGAAGAATACCAGAACTTCACGATCCGCGTTTCTGGCTACGCCGTGCGCTTCATCAAGCTCACTCGCGAACAGCAGCTCGACGTGATTGCCCGCCAGGCACACGGCGTTCTCTAA
- the pflA gene encoding pyruvate formate-lyase-activating protein codes for MTLGRINKLETFGSVDGPGIRFVVFTQGCPMRCKFCHNPETWDFGTKSANGTANGSFEISAEDLLKKALRYKPYWGTDGGITVSGGEPLAQIDFMIEFFEAAKSAGVHTCVDTCGVTFRPTGEPFAKIERLMKSTDLLLVDIKHIDADAHKELTGHGNENIIEFFRYLDRIQKPIWIRHVLVPGISDNDEALTRTRDFIRTLHNVKRVEVLPYHAFALSKYKELKIDYALKDTQSPTAERVANANEILETAKYTGWKE; via the coding sequence ATGACTCTCGGAAGAATCAACAAGCTTGAAACGTTCGGATCGGTCGACGGACCGGGAATCCGCTTTGTCGTATTTACGCAGGGTTGCCCGATGCGCTGCAAGTTCTGCCACAACCCGGAAACGTGGGATTTCGGGACTAAAAGCGCAAACGGAACCGCGAACGGATCGTTCGAAATTTCAGCAGAAGACCTGCTGAAAAAAGCCTTGCGCTACAAGCCCTACTGGGGAACTGACGGCGGCATTACAGTAAGCGGCGGCGAACCGCTGGCGCAAATCGACTTCATGATTGAATTCTTCGAGGCCGCAAAATCGGCAGGAGTCCACACGTGTGTCGACACGTGCGGCGTCACATTCAGACCCACAGGCGAACCGTTTGCTAAAATCGAACGACTGATGAAATCCACCGACCTCTTGCTCGTGGACATTAAGCACATCGACGCTGACGCACACAAGGAACTCACAGGACACGGCAACGAAAACATCATCGAATTTTTCCGTTACCTCGACCGCATCCAAAAACCCATCTGGATCCGCCACGTGCTCGTGCCTGGCATTAGCGATAACGACGAAGCCCTCACGCGCACCCGCGACTTCATCCGCACGCTCCACAACGTCAAACGAGTCGAAGTCCTCCCCTACCATGCATTCGCACTAAGCAAGTACAAGGAACTCAAAATCGACTATGCGCTAAAGGACACGCAATCGCCCACCGCCGAACGTGTCGCCAACGCCAACGAGATTCTCGAAACCGCAAAATACACCGGGTGGAAAGAGTAA
- a CDS encoding DEAD/DEAH box helicase has translation MQQGDIVIHKEFGRGKIEAVLTDSQVVVRFDSDRQNGKFISISELAPVASFSDQLSASVDNEIEKKALVHIQGEVVKFINNSWGLFSSSSIELLPHQLWVCKQVLSRWPIGYVIADDVGLGKTIEAGLIMTSLFSTGKVRRILILAPAKLVGQWQERMKSMFNLGFFAYSTEVEKTNPDFWTSATFVVASASTMQADSHGRFDHLCDAPAWDLVVVDEAHHMNAEEQGNKTLQFKLFEMLQENGKIVSSLLFTGTPHRGKNYGFWSLMSLVAPGVFGPGKDEASQYSHLKDYFIRNNKKNVVDMKGKILFTKMTQHPYTFTYSPEEKEFYDAMTAFISAGYMYAKTLGNAGSAVGLLLSCLQKIASSSIAAISSALKNRKEALEGKATAYKNFLSNYGEDEREGFDDEATISVQTLAEPLKLMENEIDHINLLLEKATKVTSETRINRIVEIIKEKYPNDQVLLFTEYKRTQSLMMTELMKVWGDNSVTIINGDESLKDVVYPDGCSRDISISRNDACEKFNNGEVRFLISTEAAGEGIDLQKNCHVLIHIDLPWNPMRLHQRVGRVHRLGQTHDVEVVSVRNPDNIESKIWGYLEEKIDQIQKMLSESMDDPDDMMQIVLGMQSSQFFTDVMEKTDFAEAKQSVDKWFDKTTGKFGGESAVDTATKLGLNASKFNLSGLDDIPKLDLPNLVSFMKRALEVRGKRLMYEEADDTYRFNIPNEWRTFGVRAVVNKAVFRRQLNDGENSRI, from the coding sequence ATGCAACAGGGCGATATTGTAATTCATAAAGAGTTTGGTAGAGGAAAGATTGAAGCGGTATTGACTGATTCGCAGGTTGTAGTCCGTTTTGATTCGGATCGTCAAAATGGCAAGTTTATCTCCATTTCGGAATTGGCTCCGGTCGCATCATTCTCTGATCAATTGTCAGCCTCTGTTGATAATGAAATAGAAAAAAAAGCTCTTGTCCATATACAAGGTGAAGTGGTCAAATTTATAAATAACAGTTGGGGACTATTTTCTAGTTCGTCTATAGAACTTTTGCCACATCAACTGTGGGTATGTAAACAGGTTTTGAGCCGTTGGCCTATAGGATATGTTATTGCGGATGATGTTGGCTTGGGAAAGACTATTGAAGCGGGTCTTATTATGACTAGTCTCTTTAGTACTGGGAAGGTACGCCGCATTTTGATTCTTGCTCCTGCAAAACTTGTCGGACAATGGCAAGAGCGTATGAAAAGTATGTTCAATCTAGGATTCTTTGCCTATTCAACGGAAGTTGAAAAAACGAATCCAGATTTTTGGACAAGTGCGACTTTTGTTGTTGCTTCGGCATCGACTATGCAGGCCGATAGTCATGGTAGGTTTGACCATTTATGTGATGCTCCAGCATGGGATTTGGTTGTTGTCGATGAAGCTCATCATATGAATGCAGAAGAACAGGGGAACAAGACTCTTCAGTTCAAACTGTTTGAAATGTTGCAGGAAAATGGGAAAATTGTTTCGAGCTTACTATTTACAGGTACGCCTCATCGAGGAAAAAATTATGGCTTTTGGTCATTAATGTCACTGGTGGCTCCTGGTGTGTTTGGACCCGGTAAAGACGAAGCATCGCAATATTCTCATCTTAAGGATTATTTTATTAGAAATAACAAGAAGAACGTTGTCGATATGAAGGGAAAAATTCTTTTCACGAAGATGACTCAGCATCCTTATACTTTTACTTATTCTCCTGAAGAAAAAGAATTTTATGATGCGATGACCGCTTTCATATCTGCTGGTTATATGTATGCTAAAACCTTAGGGAATGCTGGAAGTGCGGTAGGTCTGTTGTTGAGCTGCTTGCAGAAAATTGCATCTAGCTCTATTGCTGCGATATCGTCTGCTTTGAAAAATCGTAAGGAAGCTTTGGAAGGGAAAGCTACTGCGTATAAAAATTTCCTATCAAATTATGGTGAAGATGAACGGGAGGGCTTTGATGATGAGGCTACAATCAGTGTTCAGACTCTTGCTGAACCTTTGAAACTGATGGAAAATGAAATAGACCATATCAATTTATTATTAGAAAAAGCGACAAAGGTTACCTCAGAAACAAGGATCAACCGCATTGTTGAAATTATCAAAGAGAAATATCCGAATGATCAGGTTCTTTTATTTACGGAATATAAAAGAACGCAATCTCTGATGATGACAGAATTGATGAAGGTATGGGGGGACAATAGTGTCACCATAATCAATGGCGATGAATCCTTAAAAGATGTAGTTTATCCTGATGGATGTTCTCGTGACATTTCTATTTCCAGAAATGATGCTTGCGAAAAATTCAACAATGGTGAAGTTCGCTTTTTGATTTCCACAGAGGCGGCTGGTGAAGGTATCGACCTTCAAAAGAATTGTCATGTACTCATCCATATCGACTTGCCTTGGAATCCTATGCGACTTCATCAGCGAGTTGGCCGTGTTCATCGACTTGGACAAACTCACGATGTCGAAGTCGTTTCGGTGCGCAATCCCGATAATATTGAATCCAAGATTTGGGGATATCTCGAAGAAAAAATTGATCAGATTCAAAAGATGTTATCTGAGAGCATGGATGATCCCGATGACATGATGCAAATTGTGCTTGGCATGCAATCTAGCCAATTTTTTACGGATGTTATGGAAAAAACGGATTTTGCGGAAGCCAAGCAAAGTGTAGATAAGTGGTTTGATAAGACTACTGGAAAATTTGGTGGAGAGTCGGCTGTCGATACTGCAACGAAATTGGGACTTAACGCTAGTAAATTTAACTTGAGTGGCCTTGATGATATTCCCAAGTTGGATTTGCCAAATCTTGTTTCTTTTATGAAGCGAGCTTTGGAAGTTAGGGGTAAGCGCCTTATGTATGAAGAGGCTGATGATACCTATAGATTCAACATTCCGAATGAATGGCGGACATTTGGTGTTAGGGCTGTTGTGAATAAGGCTGTTTTTAGACGACAATTGAATGATGGGGAAAACAGTCGGATATAA